The genomic window ACCAGGAATTCCAATCTCCCCTACCGCACTCTAGTCTGCCCGTACCCACTGCAGACCCGAGGTTGAGCCTCGGGATTTCACAGCAGACGCGACAAACCGCCTACGAGCTCTTTACGCCCAATAATTCCGGACAACGCTTGCACCCTACGTATTACCGCGGCTGCTGGCACGTAGTTAGCCGGTGCTTTTTCTGCAGGTACCGTCACTTTCGCTTCTTCCCTGCTAAAAGAGGTTTACAACCCGAAGGCCGTCGTCCCTCACGCGGCGTTGCTGCATCAGGCTTTCGCCCATTGTGCAATATTCCCCACTGCTGCCTCCCGTAGGAGTCTGGGCCGTGTCTCAGTCCCAGTGTGGCCGGTCACCCTCTCAGGCCGGCTACCCGTCGTCGCCTTGGTGAGCCGTTACCTCACCAACAAGCTGATAGGCCGCGAGTCCATCCTTGACCAAAATTCTTTCCAGCAACTCACCATGCGGTGGAAGCTCGTATCCGGTATTAGACGTCGTTTCCAACGCTTATCCCAGAGTCAAGGGCAGGTTACTCACGTGTTACTCACCCGTTCGCCACTAATCCACCCAGCAAGCTGGGCTTCATCGTTCGACTTGCATGTGTTAAGCACGCCGCCAGCGTTCGTCCTGAGCCAGGATCAAACTCTCCGTAAATGTTGAATTGCACGATCCGAAGACCGGCACATTTCGCGCACCATGCCACCGGAATAGGTGAACACGATGCAAGTTTGAAACTGACAGAACAAATCATTACTGACTTGCTTTGTTTTGTTTAAATGTTTTCCAAAGGAATCTCTTACAACATCAACCAACCGAAAAGGAAGGCATCAATTGCACGAGGTTTTTGGCATTTGACATTGTGCACGCTGTTGAGTTCTCAAGGATCGGATGCTCCTGCCTTTGGCCATCACGACCGCCCTGCAGGGCAACTTCTCTAACTTACCACTTCTTCGGTTCTTGTCAAGTCGAACCAGGAGCTGATCTGCGTGGACCGGAGTCCGCTTGATCCTCACCGCTTCGATGACCCGAGAGCTGGGAAGTTCCAACCTAGTCTTGAAGTGAGACGATCTCAAGTGTGAGTTTGACTCACGTGGAGATGCTCGGCTTTTGGCTGGGTATCAGTCCCACTTGAGGCCGGGAAGCTCTTCCGCTTCCCGCACCTTTGGGGTGACGAGTGATTACTTTACGCAGACCGCCAGGGGCTGGCAAATCCTCGCTGCATCCCGGGCGTGTCGCCCGGATCCACGCGCTTCAGTCCCGATCAGCGTCACCGATGCCGAGGACGGCCGCTGAGCCGGAACCGGCCGCGACGACCGTCGCGACGGCGAGCGGGCTTCCGCCCCAGGCGGTGAACGAGTACTCGTCTCCGGCGGAGTCGACCGACCAACTGCGCTCGCCCGTGGTCGCGTCGATGCCGACGAGCGTGTCGTCGAGCGTCAGCAGGAGGGTCCGGTCGCTGTATCCGACGAGGCTGCCTTCGGCGTCCCGCTCCTCGTACCGGATCTCACCGTCTCGAGCGCCGACCCCGGTGTATCCGCCGTCGCCGTCACCGAGCATGATCGTGTCGCCCACGGTGTAGGCGCCGTCCCAGGTGCTCGTCAGTCCGCTGCGCCACTCGACCTCGCCGGATCGCGGGTCGAGGCGGCGGACCCGCTCCCCCGACTGGTCGGCGACGACCAACAGTCCGCTCGCGTCGAGCACCACCGGCAGTGCCCCGGTCGCCTTCCAGCGCTCGGCGCCGGTGCGGTCGTCCACCCCGCGGATCGTGGTGTCGTTGCCGGAGTAGTCGATCGCGACGAGATCGCCGCCCACCTGCTGGTAGTACCAGGAGAGGTCGCCCTGCCAGTCGATGGTCGATCCGTCGTCGAGCGAGTAGACCGCACCGTCGTAGAAGAGCTTGTCGCCCGCGGTGGTCGCCCGCTCGCCTGCGTCACCCCTGACTTCCCAGACCGGGTCGGTCAGGTCCGTCGACCGATAGCGGCCGACCGTCCCGGTGCCGTCGGCCGTGGTCGACGAGATGAGCAGGTCGCCCTCGAGACCCGGGACGAACGCCGCCGGTGCAGCGAAGTCGGCGAAGCCGATCCCCTCGACACTCGCGTGCTCCTGCGAGGTGGACACCACGTGCCCGTCGCGACGGCTCACGGCGACCATGAGGTCTCCCTGACTCAGCACGATCGCGGCCGCATCCGGTGGGGAGACGACCACCGGTGCGTCGAACCGGTCGAACTCCGGCGAGAGCTCGGTGACGCGACGGTCCCAGAGCGTGTGGCCGTTCGCCGTGTTCACCAGGGAGACCACCGTCTCGCCCGGAGCGTCGTCGAGCGTCGTCTGATCCAGTGGCCGGTCGGTCGACCACACGAGCAGCGCGGTGTTGGGGCTCGCGGTGTACCCGTTGAGGTAGAGCTCGTCGCCCGCGGGCACCTCGTCGTCCAGCGGATGCGCGAGTTCCCACGTTCCGACGGTCGGCTTCGTCGGGAGGTCGCGGAGGAGCGCGAGCCCCTCGACGCGGTGGGGGACGGCCGCGACCACGATGAGCACGACCACGACGATCGCAGCGACCACGGCCAGTGCGAATCCGCCGAGGAGGAACCATCGGCGTCGCGAGGGGGTCCGCTTGACCGTGCTGGGCAACGAATCGGGGTGCCAGAGGGCACGGGGCGCGGCCGGTTCCCCAGGTGCCTCCCCTGCGGAGCTTGCCGAAGCCGGCTCGTCCGCAGCGGCTGTCGCCGGGTGCGGAGTCGACGCCTGCGCCGGCGCCGGGTTGGTGGACTCGGAACCTGGAACCGGTGTCGGCACGGCGATCGCCGGGATCGAGGTCGCAGTACCGGCGTCAGTGGGTTCAGTCGTGTCGACGTCCGGCGACGGCAGTCGATCGGCTTCCGCTGCTGGGGCGCCGGTCTCGACGCGGAGTGCATGCACCTCGAGGAGGACGCCGTCGTCGGCTGTGGCCGGCCGCTCGCCCGGAGCCTCCGACTCGGGCTCGTCCGTGGATTCGTCCGCCGGCTCCGGCTCGTCCGCCGCCTCGGCCTCGGCCGGCGTCTGCACCGTCGACAGCTCGCCCGTGCGCAGCGGCAGCATGGCCCCACAACTCGGGCACACACCGTCGCGACGGTCGACGATCTCGGTCCCGCACGCCTCGCAGAGCTGCACTCGGAGCATCCCCTTCAGGTTCGATGACGACGACGATGCCGTCGTCGGATCAGGCGGGCGCTCCGTCGAGGAACAGCCCGGCGAGGGTGCGCTTGCCGCGGCGCAGCACGGCCACCCCGCCCGTCAGGAACCGGTCGTCCAGAGTCGCGTCGACGTCGTCGATCTTGCGGTTGTTCACCGAGACGCCTCCCTGGGCGACCGCGCGTCGAGCCTCACCGAGGCTCGAACACAGCTCCGTGTCGACGAGTGCCTGGATGACGAGGGTCTCCGCCGTCACCCGCGCGTTCGGCAACTCCGTGACGGCCGACCGCAGCGTGTCCGCGTCGAGAGCGTCCAGATCGCCCTGACCGAAGAGCGCGGCCGACGCGGCGATGGCCGCATCCGTCGCGGCGACCCCGTGGACGAGCGCGGTGACGGCGTAGGCGAGGGTCTTCTGCGCCTCCCGCTTGAACGGTTCCGACTCGGTCGCGGCCGCCAGTCGCTCGATCTCCACCCGATCGAGGAACGTGAACACCTTCAGCCGGGCGATGACGTCCGCATCGTCGGTGTTGACCCAGAACTGGTAGAACGCGTACGGGCTCGTCATGCTCGGGTCGAGCCAGACCGCGTTGCCTTCGCTCTTCCCGAACTTCGTGCCGTCCGAGTTCGTGATCAGCGGGGTCCCGATCGCGTGGACGGTCGCCCGCTCGACCCGGTGGATGAGATCGGTGCCGCTCGTGAGGTTGCCCCACTGGTCGCTCCCGCCGGTCTGCAGGACGCAGCCGTATTCTCGGTACAGCTCGAGGTAGTCCATCCCCTGGAGGATCTGGTAACTGAACT from Plantibacter flavus includes these protein-coding regions:
- the tyrS gene encoding tyrosine--tRNA ligase, with translation MSNLALPDQRNDPTFEDVWDELVWRGLVHVSTDQQELKRLLGGAPITYYCGFDPTAASLHLGNLVQLLVMRRLQLAGHRPLGLVGGSTGLIGDPRPTAERTLNTPDTVAEWVQSLRAQIERFLSFEGDNAARMVNNLDWTAPLSAIDFLREIGKHYRVGTMLKKDAVSARLNSEAGISYTEFSYQILQGMDYLELYREYGCVLQTGGSDQWGNLTSGTDLIHRVERATVHAIGTPLITNSDGTKFGKSEGNAVWLDPSMTSPYAFYQFWVNTDDADVIARLKVFTFLDRVEIERLAAATESEPFKREAQKTLAYAVTALVHGVAATDAAIAASAALFGQGDLDALDADTLRSAVTELPNARVTAETLVIQALVDTELCSSLGEARRAVAQGGVSVNNRKIDDVDATLDDRFLTGGVAVLRRGKRTLAGLFLDGAPA
- a CDS encoding PQQ-binding-like beta-propeller repeat protein, which gives rise to MLRVQLCEACGTEIVDRRDGVCPSCGAMLPLRTGELSTVQTPAEAEAADEPEPADESTDEPESEAPGERPATADDGVLLEVHALRVETGAPAAEADRLPSPDVDTTEPTDAGTATSIPAIAVPTPVPGSESTNPAPAQASTPHPATAAADEPASASSAGEAPGEPAAPRALWHPDSLPSTVKRTPSRRRWFLLGGFALAVVAAIVVVVLIVVAAVPHRVEGLALLRDLPTKPTVGTWELAHPLDDEVPAGDELYLNGYTASPNTALLVWSTDRPLDQTTLDDAPGETVVSLVNTANGHTLWDRRVTELSPEFDRFDAPVVVSPPDAAAIVLSQGDLMVAVSRRDGHVVSTSQEHASVEGIGFADFAAPAAFVPGLEGDLLISSTTADGTGTVGRYRSTDLTDPVWEVRGDAGERATTAGDKLFYDGAVYSLDDGSTIDWQGDLSWYYQQVGGDLVAIDYSGNDTTIRGVDDRTGAERWKATGALPVVLDASGLLVVADQSGERVRRLDPRSGEVEWRSGLTSTWDGAYTVGDTIMLGDGDGGYTGVGARDGEIRYEERDAEGSLVGYSDRTLLLTLDDTLVGIDATTGERSWSVDSAGDEYSFTAWGGSPLAVATVVAAGSGSAAVLGIGDADRD